In one Corallococcus sp. EGB genomic region, the following are encoded:
- a CDS encoding SDR family oxidoreductase, with protein sequence MASPTLSLSGRVAVITGASSGIGAATALRLARDGASVALLARRKERLDALVSTLTQEGGRALALGADLLDARSVKEAAKAIAGELGVVDLVLNNAGYMRPTPLEAHPTADWERMIDVNVKASVRVAETFVEPLLAAAKAGGRSDLINVSSVIAQTVAPNFNVYAATKAAVTHLSRHLRAELGPRFVRVMALEPGLVDTELHDGNTDPGARAWLEGARKSLTWMSPEEVAGIIAFATAQPRHINFQQLTLMPTQQP encoded by the coding sequence ATGGCATCCCCCACGCTCTCCTTGTCCGGCCGCGTCGCCGTCATCACCGGCGCCTCCAGCGGCATTGGCGCCGCCACCGCCCTGCGCCTTGCCCGGGACGGCGCGAGCGTCGCCCTGCTCGCACGCCGCAAGGAGCGGCTGGACGCGCTCGTCTCCACCCTCACGCAAGAGGGGGGACGGGCGCTCGCCCTGGGCGCCGACCTGCTGGACGCGCGGTCCGTGAAGGAGGCCGCGAAGGCCATCGCGGGCGAGCTGGGCGTCGTGGACCTGGTCCTCAACAACGCCGGCTACATGCGGCCCACGCCCCTGGAGGCCCACCCCACGGCGGACTGGGAGCGGATGATTGATGTGAACGTGAAGGCCAGCGTCCGCGTCGCGGAGACCTTCGTGGAGCCGCTGCTGGCGGCGGCGAAGGCGGGCGGGCGCTCGGACCTCATCAACGTGTCGTCCGTCATCGCGCAGACGGTGGCCCCGAACTTCAACGTCTACGCGGCCACCAAGGCCGCCGTCACCCACCTGTCCCGCCACCTGCGCGCGGAGCTGGGCCCCCGCTTCGTCCGCGTGATGGCCCTGGAGCCCGGCCTGGTGGACACGGAGCTGCACGACGGCAACACCGACCCGGGCGCGCGGGCCTGGCTGGAGGGTGCCCGGAAGTCGCTCACCTGGATGTCGCCCGAGGAGGTCGCGGGCATCATCGCCTTCGCCACCGCCCAGCCCCGGCACATCAACTTCCAGCAGCTCACCCTCATGCCCACCCAGCAGCCCTGA
- a CDS encoding sensor histidine kinase: MKLARKFTLALVLLAVAVMAGLQAFQVNRELARSEIDSQHDHRLLGHTLAGSIGKAWQLAGEAEALTLLNQANRFQEQVRLRWVWLDGGPGSGFAPALPPALLASLREGHDGWLMDTSNSPGVLRSYTPVFLGRRMGAIEITESLSEQEQHVRTTVLGTFIATAALSVFFLLAAMAMGRRLVGRPVEQLVHLAGRIGEGDLTARVPLRREQGDELTTLAVAMNRMGEQLEETRARLASETQARLATVEHLRHADRLTTVGKLASGVAHELGTPLNVVMGRAKMVSSGEAEGDEVNECARIIFQQAQHMTGIIRQLLDFARRRAPSRAPEDLSLLAERTLQLLKPMATKRSVTLSQEVPPGFIVEVDAGQFQQVLTNLVMNGLQATNRPGTLRVRSQVLRATPPADVGGPEQDWVRLDVEDEGSGIPPDVLPHVFEPFFTTKDVGEGTGLGLSVSYGMVRDHGGWIDVKSEPGRGSCFSIYLPPGTHACQAAS; encoded by the coding sequence GTGAAGCTCGCTCGCAAGTTCACCCTGGCCCTGGTGCTGCTCGCCGTCGCGGTGATGGCCGGCCTCCAGGCGTTCCAGGTCAACCGGGAGCTCGCGCGGTCGGAGATCGACTCGCAGCACGACCACCGCCTGCTCGGCCACACGCTGGCCGGCTCCATTGGCAAGGCGTGGCAGCTGGCGGGCGAAGCCGAAGCGCTCACGCTCCTCAACCAGGCCAACCGCTTCCAGGAGCAGGTGCGGCTGCGCTGGGTGTGGCTGGATGGCGGGCCGGGCTCCGGCTTCGCGCCGGCGCTGCCCCCGGCCCTGCTGGCCAGCCTGCGCGAGGGGCACGATGGCTGGTTGATGGACACGTCCAACAGCCCGGGCGTGCTGCGCTCGTACACGCCGGTGTTCCTGGGCCGGCGCATGGGCGCCATCGAAATCACCGAGTCCCTGTCCGAACAGGAGCAGCACGTGCGCACCACCGTGCTGGGCACCTTCATCGCCACGGCGGCGCTGTCCGTGTTCTTCCTCCTGGCCGCCATGGCCATGGGCCGCAGGCTGGTGGGCCGGCCCGTGGAGCAGCTGGTGCACCTTGCGGGGCGCATTGGCGAGGGCGACCTCACCGCGCGCGTCCCCCTGCGGCGCGAGCAGGGCGACGAGCTGACGACCCTGGCGGTGGCCATGAACCGGATGGGTGAGCAGCTGGAGGAGACGCGGGCGCGGCTGGCGTCGGAGACGCAGGCGCGCCTGGCCACGGTGGAGCACCTGCGCCACGCGGACCGGCTCACCACCGTGGGCAAGCTCGCCTCCGGCGTGGCGCATGAGCTGGGCACGCCGCTCAACGTCGTCATGGGCCGCGCGAAGATGGTCTCCTCCGGCGAGGCGGAGGGCGACGAGGTGAACGAGTGCGCCCGCATCATCTTCCAGCAGGCGCAGCACATGACCGGCATCATCCGGCAGCTCCTGGACTTCGCACGGCGCCGCGCGCCGTCCCGGGCGCCGGAGGACCTGTCGCTCCTGGCGGAGCGCACCCTGCAGCTGCTCAAGCCCATGGCCACCAAGCGCAGCGTGACGCTGTCCCAGGAGGTGCCCCCGGGCTTCATCGTGGAGGTGGACGCGGGGCAGTTCCAGCAGGTGCTCACCAACCTGGTGATGAACGGCCTCCAGGCGACGAACCGGCCCGGCACCCTGCGGGTGCGCTCGCAGGTGCTGCGCGCCACGCCGCCCGCGGACGTGGGCGGCCCGGAGCAGGACTGGGTGCGGCTGGACGTGGAGGACGAGGGCTCGGGCATCCCGCCGGACGTGCTGCCCCACGTCTTCGAGCCCTTCTTCACCACCAAGGACGTGGGCGAGGGAACGGGGCTCGGATTGTCCGTCTCCTATGGGATGGTGCGGGACCACGGCGGCTGGATTGACGTGAAAAGTGAACCAGGCCGTGGGAGTTGTTTCTCCATCTACCTGCCGCCAGGGACGCACGCATGCCAGGCCGCATCCTGA
- a CDS encoding response regulator: MRILVAEDDDAMRAMLVRTLTRSGYTVVEVEDGFELGDYVAMMQGHGGSLAPPDLIVSDVRMPGRTGLEALGRLRAQGVTCPVLLLSAFADEETHAEALRLGARQLLDKPVDLDVLKAAVRDAVAHP; the protein is encoded by the coding sequence GTGCGCATCCTGGTGGCCGAGGACGACGACGCGATGCGGGCGATGCTGGTGCGCACGCTGACGCGCTCGGGCTACACGGTGGTGGAGGTGGAGGACGGCTTCGAGCTGGGGGACTACGTGGCGATGATGCAGGGCCACGGCGGCTCGCTCGCTCCGCCGGACCTCATCGTCAGCGACGTGCGCATGCCGGGGCGCACCGGGCTGGAGGCGCTCGGGCGGCTGCGCGCGCAGGGCGTCACGTGCCCCGTGCTGCTGCTCAGCGCCTTCGCGGACGAGGAGACGCACGCGGAGGCGCTGCGGCTGGGCGCCCGGCAGCTGCTGGACAAGCCGGTGGACCTGGACGTGCTGAAGGCCGCGGTGCGCGACGCGGTGGCGCACCCCTGA
- a CDS encoding sigma-54 dependent transcriptional regulator, whose amino-acid sequence MPGRILIVEDEREMRTMVEKGLQRRGFQPLAVAAADEALQRLAAEDFDTVLTDLRMPGMDGLALCERIVLNRPDIPVVVVTAFGSLETAVAAIRAGAYDFITKPIDLDALVLVLERAVQHRALRAEVRRLRQALDQRQDDGALVGESPALKQAYALIDRVADVDATVLITGESGTGKEVAARALHARGRRREGPFVAINCAAMPEQLLESELFGHAKGAFTDAKASRTGLFIKANGGTLFLDEVGELPMTLQPKLLRALQERVVRPVGGDTEMPFDARIVAATNRDLELAVEENRFREDLYYRLNVIGLELPPLRARGNDVLLLSQRFVEQFASRTGKTVVGLSPAAAQRLLAYGWPGNVRELQNCIERAVALTSFEQLTVDDLPERIRNYSTPRVVPENTDPSELVTLEELERRYIHRVLEAVGGSRTLAARILGVDRKTLYRKLERGDAEAREAKEPREAKKP is encoded by the coding sequence ATGCCAGGCCGCATCCTGATTGTCGAAGACGAGCGCGAGATGCGCACGATGGTGGAGAAGGGCCTCCAGCGCCGGGGCTTCCAGCCCCTGGCCGTGGCCGCCGCGGACGAGGCCCTCCAGCGGCTGGCCGCCGAGGACTTCGACACCGTCCTCACCGACCTGCGCATGCCGGGCATGGACGGCCTGGCGCTGTGCGAGCGCATCGTGCTCAACCGGCCGGACATCCCCGTGGTGGTCGTCACCGCCTTCGGCAGCCTGGAGACGGCGGTGGCCGCCATCCGCGCGGGCGCCTACGACTTCATCACCAAGCCCATCGACCTGGACGCCCTGGTGCTGGTGCTGGAGCGCGCCGTGCAGCACCGCGCCCTGCGCGCGGAGGTGCGCCGGCTGCGCCAGGCCCTGGATCAGCGCCAGGACGACGGCGCGCTCGTGGGAGAGAGCCCCGCGCTCAAGCAGGCGTACGCGCTCATCGACCGGGTGGCGGACGTGGACGCCACGGTGCTGATCACGGGCGAGAGCGGCACGGGCAAGGAGGTGGCCGCGCGCGCCCTCCACGCGCGGGGCCGGCGCAGGGAGGGGCCCTTCGTGGCCATCAACTGCGCGGCCATGCCGGAGCAGCTCCTGGAGAGCGAGCTGTTCGGCCACGCCAAGGGCGCCTTCACCGACGCGAAGGCGTCGCGCACCGGCCTCTTCATCAAGGCCAACGGCGGCACGCTGTTCCTGGATGAGGTGGGCGAGCTGCCCATGACGCTCCAGCCGAAGCTGCTGCGCGCGCTCCAGGAGCGCGTGGTGCGCCCGGTGGGCGGCGACACGGAGATGCCCTTCGACGCGCGCATCGTCGCGGCGACCAACCGCGACCTGGAGCTGGCGGTGGAGGAGAACCGCTTCCGCGAGGACCTCTACTACCGGCTCAACGTCATCGGCCTGGAGCTGCCCCCGCTGCGCGCTCGCGGCAACGACGTGCTGCTCCTGTCGCAGCGCTTCGTGGAGCAGTTCGCGTCCCGCACGGGCAAGACGGTGGTGGGGCTGTCCCCCGCCGCCGCGCAGCGCCTGCTGGCCTACGGCTGGCCGGGCAACGTGCGCGAACTGCAGAACTGCATCGAGCGCGCCGTGGCGCTCACGTCCTTCGAACAGCTCACCGTGGACGACCTGCCGGAGCGCATCCGCAACTACAGCACGCCGCGCGTGGTGCCGGAGAACACGGACCCGTCGGAGCTGGTGACGCTGGAGGAGCTGGAGCGCCGCTACATCCACCGCGTGCTGGAGGCGGTGGGCGGCAGCCGCACGCTCGCCGCGCGCATCCTGGGCGTGGACCGCAAGACGCTCTACCGCAAGCTGGAGCGCGGCGACGCCGAGGCCCGCGAGGCCAAGGAGCCTCGGGAAGCGAAGAAGCCCTGA
- a CDS encoding dicarboxylate/amino acid:cation symporter, protein MSADASAGSSKSSSRLYLWVLAAIFAGGLLGHLAPSTAVKLKPLGDGFIALVKMLISPVIFLTVVLGVANVADMKKVGRVGGKALLYFEVVSTFALFIGVLVVRVLKPGSGFNVDPRTLDAGAVARFAQQAHDQSTAGFLLHIIPRTFVDAFTGEGDLLQVLLLALLFGFSLTAIGATAKPVVVLLEALSQAFFHMIRTVMKLAPIGAGASMAFTLGAYGVTSLGPLLRLMGCFYLACVLFVVGVLGLVARLNGFSILKFLRYIRAELLLVLGTSSSESALVPLMQKLERLGCSKSVVGLVVPSGYSFNLDGTNIYLTMAALFVAQALNVELTFTQTATLLGVAMLTSKGASGVTGAGFITLAATLAVVPSVPVAGLALILGIDRFMSEARAITNFIGNGVASIVVSRWENELDRERLRAELDGRSVPEVPPADAGTPA, encoded by the coding sequence ATGAGCGCCGACGCGTCCGCTGGCTCCTCGAAGTCCTCCTCGCGCCTCTACCTGTGGGTGCTGGCCGCCATCTTCGCGGGGGGCCTGCTGGGCCACCTGGCGCCGTCCACGGCGGTGAAGCTCAAGCCGCTGGGCGACGGGTTCATCGCGCTGGTGAAGATGCTCATCTCCCCGGTCATCTTCCTGACCGTGGTGCTGGGCGTGGCCAACGTGGCGGACATGAAGAAGGTGGGCCGGGTGGGCGGCAAGGCGCTGCTCTACTTCGAGGTCGTCTCCACGTTCGCGCTCTTCATCGGCGTGCTGGTGGTGAGGGTGCTCAAGCCCGGCTCCGGCTTCAACGTGGACCCTCGCACGCTGGACGCGGGCGCCGTGGCCCGCTTCGCCCAGCAGGCGCATGACCAGTCCACCGCGGGCTTCCTGCTGCACATCATCCCGCGCACCTTCGTGGACGCCTTCACCGGCGAGGGCGACCTGCTCCAGGTGCTGCTGCTGGCGCTGCTCTTCGGCTTCTCGCTCACGGCCATTGGCGCCACGGCGAAGCCCGTGGTCGTCCTCCTGGAGGCGCTCTCCCAGGCCTTCTTCCACATGATCCGCACGGTGATGAAGCTGGCGCCCATTGGCGCGGGCGCGTCCATGGCCTTCACGCTGGGCGCCTACGGCGTCACCAGCCTGGGGCCGCTCTTGCGCCTCATGGGGTGCTTCTACCTGGCGTGCGTGCTCTTCGTCGTCGGCGTGCTGGGCCTGGTGGCGCGGCTGAATGGCTTCTCCATCCTCAAGTTCCTGCGCTACATCCGCGCGGAGCTGCTGCTGGTGCTGGGCACGTCGTCGTCGGAGTCCGCGCTGGTGCCGCTGATGCAGAAGCTGGAGCGGCTGGGGTGCTCGAAGTCCGTGGTGGGGCTGGTGGTGCCCAGCGGCTACTCCTTCAACCTGGACGGCACCAACATCTACCTCACCATGGCGGCGCTGTTCGTGGCCCAGGCGCTCAACGTGGAGCTCACCTTCACCCAGACGGCCACGCTGCTGGGCGTGGCGATGCTCACGTCCAAGGGCGCCTCCGGCGTGACGGGCGCGGGCTTCATCACCCTGGCCGCCACGCTGGCGGTGGTGCCGTCCGTGCCGGTGGCGGGGCTGGCCCTCATCCTGGGCATCGACCGGTTCATGAGCGAGGCGCGCGCCATCACCAACTTCATTGGCAACGGCGTGGCCAGCATCGTCGTGTCCCGGTGGGAGAACGAGCTGGACCGCGAGCGGCTGCGCGCCGAGCTCGACGGCCGGTCCGTCCCGGAGGTCCCGCCGGCCGACGCGGGGACGCCGGCCTGA
- a CDS encoding monovalent cation:proton antiporter-2 (CPA2) family protein, with translation MSFLHQALVFLAATVIAVPLFKKLGLGSVLGYLAAGAAIGPYGAGLVSDVENILHIAELGVVLLLFVIGLELQPSRLWSLRRNVFGMGGAQVVLTGVLLAGVGKALGLSWGAAIIAGFGLSLSSTAFALQLLAEKNQLTTEHGQLAFGILLFQDLAVIPLLAALPLLGTSDTPSTEAGWLVALKAVGAVVLVVLAGRYLLRPVFRAVASVHSQELFTATALLVVVGTASLVSAVGLSMALGAFLAGVLLSESEYRHELEADIEPFKGLLLGLFFIAVGMSVNLELLAREPLRVLALVLGLTFLKALVLYGLGRVGLKKPGSAESLAVVISQGGEFAFVLFSLAVSFHVMDREQADLLVLVVGLSMVVTPFLSAIHERWVAPRFKQKGPQREYNVAPEEDHPVIIAGMGRVGQVVARLLRARRIGFTAIDASAEHIDFIQRFGNQVFYGDASRLDLLRAARAEKARVFVLAIDDMAASLRTAQMVKEHFPHLTIYARARNREHAYRLLDMGVTHLIRETFDASLVMAGDVLQEMGLTFAEARRSVERFREHDESLMRETAKVFKDEKKMMEVIVRARRELEQLFEKDEAEQKSA, from the coding sequence ATGTCCTTTCTGCATCAGGCGCTGGTGTTCCTGGCCGCCACGGTCATCGCCGTGCCCCTCTTCAAGAAGCTGGGACTGGGGTCCGTGCTGGGCTACCTGGCGGCGGGCGCGGCCATCGGGCCGTATGGCGCGGGGCTCGTGTCCGACGTGGAGAACATCCTCCACATCGCGGAGCTGGGCGTGGTGCTGCTCTTGTTCGTGATTGGCCTGGAGCTGCAGCCGTCGCGCCTGTGGAGCCTGCGCCGCAACGTGTTCGGCATGGGCGGCGCGCAGGTGGTGCTGACGGGCGTGCTGCTCGCGGGCGTGGGCAAGGCGCTGGGGCTGTCCTGGGGCGCGGCCATCATCGCGGGCTTCGGCCTGTCCCTGTCCTCCACCGCGTTCGCGCTCCAGCTGCTCGCGGAGAAGAACCAGCTCACCACCGAGCACGGCCAGCTGGCCTTCGGCATCCTCCTGTTCCAGGACCTGGCCGTCATCCCGCTGCTGGCCGCGCTGCCGCTTCTGGGCACCTCCGACACGCCGTCCACGGAGGCCGGGTGGCTGGTGGCCCTGAAGGCCGTGGGCGCGGTGGTGCTGGTGGTGCTGGCGGGCCGCTACCTCCTGCGGCCGGTGTTCCGCGCGGTGGCGTCCGTGCACAGCCAGGAGCTGTTCACCGCGACGGCGCTGCTCGTCGTCGTGGGCACCGCGTCGCTGGTCAGCGCGGTGGGGCTGTCCATGGCGCTGGGCGCCTTCCTCGCGGGCGTGCTGCTGTCGGAGTCCGAGTACCGCCACGAGCTGGAAGCGGACATCGAGCCCTTCAAGGGCCTGCTCCTGGGCCTGTTCTTCATCGCCGTGGGCATGTCCGTGAACCTGGAGCTGCTCGCGCGCGAGCCCCTGCGCGTGCTGGCGCTGGTGCTGGGCCTCACCTTCCTCAAGGCGCTGGTGCTGTACGGCCTGGGGCGCGTGGGGCTGAAGAAGCCGGGCTCCGCGGAGAGCCTGGCGGTGGTGATTTCGCAGGGCGGTGAGTTCGCCTTCGTCCTCTTCTCCCTGGCGGTGTCCTTCCACGTGATGGACCGCGAGCAGGCGGACCTGCTGGTGCTGGTGGTGGGCCTGTCCATGGTGGTGACGCCGTTCCTGTCCGCCATCCACGAGCGCTGGGTGGCGCCGCGCTTCAAGCAGAAGGGCCCGCAGCGCGAATACAACGTGGCCCCGGAGGAGGACCACCCGGTCATCATCGCGGGCATGGGGCGCGTGGGACAGGTCGTGGCCCGCCTGCTGCGCGCCCGGCGCATCGGGTTCACCGCCATTGACGCGAGCGCGGAGCACATCGACTTCATCCAGCGCTTCGGCAACCAGGTGTTCTACGGCGACGCGTCCCGGCTGGACCTCTTGCGCGCGGCCCGCGCGGAGAAGGCCCGGGTGTTCGTGCTGGCCATCGACGACATGGCCGCGTCCCTGCGCACCGCGCAGATGGTGAAGGAGCACTTCCCGCACCTGACCATCTACGCGCGGGCGCGCAACCGCGAGCACGCCTACCGCCTGCTGGACATGGGCGTCACCCATCTGATCCGCGAGACGTTCGACGCGAGCCTCGTCATGGCCGGCGACGTGCTCCAGGAGATGGGCCTCACCTTCGCGGAGGCCCGCCGCTCCGTGGAGCGCTTCCGCGAGCACGACGAGTCCCTGATGCGGGAGACCGCCAAGGTCTTCAAGGACGAGAAGAAGATGATGGAGGTCATCGTCCGCGCGCGCCGTGAGCTGGAGCAGCTGTTCGAAAAGGACGAAGCCGAGCAGAAGTCGGCCTGA